Genomic DNA from Solanum pennellii chromosome 3, SPENNV200:
aaacataattttattttatttttactgttttttaTACATTTGATTATAGAAGAAATATGTTTAATATTACTACTCTCTGTCTCAAATTTAGGTGATATAAGGTTTCAGATTCAAATAAgtgtttttcatatatttttaattgacaAGCATGGtgatttattttactttttgctGCGTTGATTTTCAAATGTATAGATTTTGATTAAAAagtttaaagaatttattataggATTTATggttaataatataatatttaacttttgaaaaatgaaaaatgtcacGTTCATTATGAGGGCCAAATGTTCTGACTAAAGGATTCtttttttccaatgaaatttttggattttaatattgatatatgatttgacataaataaactaaattttACCAAGACGAAGTTGACTAAATTACGTAATTTGGCAGATGTGAAGTTAACAAAAAAAGATAGTTAGCACACAATATAATCAAGAATCTTGTTAATcaaaatatgatgattatgaattAGGACATGCAATCCCGTCGTGACAAAGTTAGATTaggaatataattatttagccTTCACTCATTTAATATGGTTATTTCATTTTGGGAAAAAGGTCAAAATGTTTTAAGGACAAATTATAAATGGAgtatatttttgttcttttcacatagtttaaaaatattttaattcgaattcctttcatttttctcctttattattttgtttaaggTTTTCGCATTCTCTACCATCATCATTTATCgaattatatgaatatgttattataatgGATATGTTATTATTTCTCCTCATTGGTTGAATTATAGTggatattttgttgttattttgccTTATGTAAACTCCAATAATAGAGCTACTTACCACATTGGATAGATAGGAGCAACAAATCCTATCAAAGACAAAATTAAACTTCTTTGTTCTTGTCTATGTTTTATTGGGTAAAATTATTAAGACTTACTCCTTTGACAAAGTTATATATTCGATAAATAATTGATATGTATGTAAATTGACTTGAATAatgctttaaaaaaaatgaataggacTCAAACAAAAATCAACAAGATCATGATAGATATAAGTAGAGAAAATTCTTGAACTTTGTTTATAATTGAGATAGGAAAACATTGATGGTCAAAAGTCACTTTCAAAGTTCAAAAtgcaattcattttttttttaaccctTTGGGAACCATAGCCAATAGATTAGACAAAATGGATGACaacttttctattttaatttaatcacTTATGGTAAACTTTTTAATATAACTTATGCTTGTGGGTTTTGTTTTAAACAAAATAGTGTGATTTGGTggtagttcaaaattttcaatgacttgatgagatgataaaaaaaaatgttctttaaGTGGGCAATCATTATGTACCCTTAGCCTTTAATATTTTCATCCACGTATTTGATTacaattttgttttcttctcaAATTACTAGTATTTGATTGAAATCGacaatttttaattagttattagGATTATACATGCTTCTTTCTAATTCGTgcattttcctcctttttgtCTTGTCAAtactttaataaatttaatgacAATAATGCTACCATCCATTAATCTCCCAATTTCTTTCTTCCACTTGCTAATTATGTTTTGTACGCGccttaaattattcaaattcatACAATCTCATttgtcaaataaatatattgtatatatattggttcttttttttaaaaaaaagtagtaaACTTGAACACTCTTTATAAGGGATTAGAAGTTTCCAAATTCTTAGAAATTCCAAATCCTAACATTTgcattttacatttttattatttttcaaacgtttttattaaaaattctgaATCTACTACTTTAAGTAgataatgattatcaagaatgcTTTAATATTATCCCCATTGTGAAGAAAATGTCTTGCTTTTGTCCTTTATTTTTAACGATTGAACGGAGCTTAATCTGaagattttttcaaattataatagaTAGTTGTGCGGCaaatttgtaacttttttttttctccaaaaatttGGATGGGCATGAAGTCTACtaatttgatgttaaaattTGTTATTGACAACGGGAAAATATGAGACAATATACAAAAGATAAAgtgaattgataaatttttatttttcgaattGGATACATgatattttggatatttttattttataccgTTATTATTTAGTGCGTGATTACGAAAGACTTTAATgtcattcaaaataataataataaataataatgttgatGTGTTAGTTTTCGAAAACAAAAAAGTCTAAGACAATAAGTGCTATGGTATTATAGCCGTTAATGATGAGATTAGCCTTAAGAGAAATAAGTTAGGcaatcatattatatatgatttattttattgtttagttcattcaattttcAATCAATTAGTCATTCTCCAAACTAATTGCATGCAGTCTGCCAAATTAAAAGATTGATTTAACATTTAGGGAAAGGGAATTAGAGATTATCAAAAATTATCAAAAGTCCTTTTGAAAATGACAATCTATCTAATTCCTCCCAATTATTGTTTAATTTCCTTTGAATATAACGAAAACATTTCACGTATAATCCTATAAATTTAATCAGTGAATGATCAAGTATATGTACAGAAATTTTATCGTTTAACTTCTTGAAATATagagattttttaaataaattttcaaatctcGACTCTTATTTTTAGgttggatatttttttttaaaagaaaaacttgatgaagatGCCACAAGCGTAGTAATATCCTTTGACCAATAAATCATCTAACACTGCTGTCAATCTTACGCCAATATTAATCAATTCcaaatcttatttatttatttatttatttatttatctatgtttcgaatttatttatttaataatgcTAGTTAAGAATCTTCCTCTCTAACATGacactttttaattaatttcacaaaattatatataaattgtaacagtccatttttgttaatttttttaaacttttgtcCACTTGCTTTGTGTCCCAAGACTCGTCCACTAATAACCTACTCctacttctacttttatttatcatattatactttttaaaagtttattcgaccaattttcatcattaaattagattacatttatttaatattttaaataaaaaattatatatttaaaaattaaataaaaaatattatgaattataattttttacataaatattaaaaatatatcgtAAAATATTAGACagaattttcataatttgactctaaaaagaCATGACAATCAAAAGTGGACAAAAGAAATACCAATTAATAAATATTCTctaattatttatgatttagtATTCTTTTGGGAGAAAAAATCCAACTACATTagctaaattattattttaggatTCCCAACAAAAATTTCGAATCCATACTCTTTAAACGTACACTGAGATATATCATTTGATACACCAATTCAATCACCTTTACGTAGACTTTTTTTGGTTCTTCAtcatcatacattcatattacaAGAAGATTTTTGTGACTTGGCCATAGATGTACGTTTCCTTATCGCAAGTCATACGTAGACTTTTTCTGgttaaacaaaaagaaaagaataattatCAAAAGCAAATATGATCACGTTTTAATTCTCATTTCACATTTTGATACGTTAAAGTTTTTTCAACTAAACCttttcttattttctcatgCTCCGTtggtcaaatatatatttaaattatattattttatgttttcaaaaaaaaaaatcattaaaactaGGAAAGTGATATTCTGCATAAAACTGTCGAAATAAGAAATGAATACTATAGTTAGTAGCATGTGGtttatagtatattttttttcagctcttctttttcttgtttctatCATGTCAAAGAGGAGAATATACGATTATAGAGCAAAGAATACGAAGTATTTTAGCCCAAAATACTGGTGGTACTAATCACAAGACCGCCTCAATTTTAAGCCAAAAGAAGATTGAAACAAAACGCTCCATAAAAGAAACGACAAAAAACAGTTGATGACAAAACATGTACTCTCAGTGTTtcattttttctgattttgtcCTTCTTTAACACTTCTGGCACTTGATGTTATTCTATTAGTATAAACATAGGGGAAAATGGtcaaaagttttgaaatttaattcttaggcctaactcacaccctaaaagctagctcaaagggaagAGGACTGCTCAAGCCTCCTAAAGAGTTCACTTATCTTATTAACCATCCATGTGgaatttttgtcattctttaacagaACCATAGACTAATATCCGAGATATTTTAGTATGAGAAATATATAGAAAGACgactataaattatttttgatacgAAGAAGAAATCAGGGTGTCCCACCATCTTTGTCCTTTATCTTTTAAAGCCGCTAACTGTGGTATATGGGTGCATAACAAGAAAGACACCGTCTTTTACCACATttataaaagaagaaagaagcaATTTATCAAATAAGAGTTAAGGCCTGTTTGGATAGGATTTTTGGCTTATGACTTATAAGTCAAAATCGTAAGTTAAGATTTctaatttctaatttatttttgttattttgaatttaaaataagtgcttataaacactttttaattttatccaaacacttcaaaactacttaaaaattattttgactgaaaaatacctaaaaataaGACAATCCGAACGGACACTAAGAGCATCGACAGCCAATTCAATTAACTGAGAAAAGTCATAAAGGAACGGAAGGTGCAGACAGTACTCCCCTACGATTTGTCGTAATCCCAGTAAAAATTAAAGCTTCAAATTGTAAGATAGGCTAGTCAAATCATACCAGAGCACACAGTACGGCAGAACATCGTTTTATCCAAAGTTCTATGTATCCCTATTTTCGCCAAACTGTTGGTGAGCTGTTATCATCATACCAAAGATTGGtgccttttttcttttcttcttttggtattttattagtaatttatatacaaattataacaTATCCTACACCTAGCTTGCAAAATACCACGGACAATTTGCTTGTGAGACATAGGTAAGAGTTCTTGTCAACAGTATACTTTACtatataacataaaaagaaacttaagtCAGGTAGGGTAActatcttttttaatttttctatttgtaCGAAGTGTTAGTTTATCGAGATAGATGTATGAGCaaactagaagaaaaaatattaagaatgaaaattttgtaaCAAGGTCAAAGTAGCCTCATGATAAGGGAGACGAGAACGGTTCAAACATATGAAGACAAAATGCATCAATGAGGAGGTGTTAAAGAATATGATTATTATGGGTATGAGGAGAGGTAAAAGTAGACTAGAAAAGTGTGGGGAAGAGGTGATAAACAAGATATGCAGGACTCTCCTATAGTTCACCAAATACATGAGCCAAAGTAGAAAGATATTACTCGAGTATCTAACCAACTtctctaccttcacaaggtaggaATAAGACTGCGCACACGCAATTCCACCGGGCCCGACTTGTGTAACTACACTCTGCCAGATACGTTGTTGTAGTGGTGTGATGTTTTAACTAGTGCTTCGTTATTTTCTCAATATATGGTATATGCTATACATTATAATGATTTATTAAACATGACCTTTACCCTTACAAGCTGAAAGCAGTAACATTGAATTAGAATTTTTGCTGGTAACGTTTAGTAATATCGACTACTTGGACAGTCACCAACGTAAGAGGGGcagtttcttttttcttttatctagTCATATTTTCACTAGAAAAAAAACAAGAGGAGCAAATTTGAACAATATTGTTACTTTAATTTTACCATTTCTATCACTGCAAAAATGCGAACTACACCATTTGGGCTCAGTCATGCAAAGCCTATGCTCATAAAATTTCAACTTGGAACAACAAGAGAAACACTGGCTATTCGTAAACGTGAACTTATCAACTAGTTGACTCTATGTTGctaattaattcatattattcGTAATTTACCGGCATTGCGCTTCAGCATACCAGTTCTCAGCATGTCCTCAATCCATTCTTAAACGATCTAGGCTCCATAGCCtatttaacatcaaaataaaagaaagtattaGTACAAATAACTCGCTCATTCAAATGCATCTAAGGTAGTCTATGGTTGGCCTCTATGGTTAATACCTGAATTGTCCATCGGGTTCCCAGCAACTGCAGGTTCAGGCACCTTGATCTCAGTGACGACAGCATCTGATGTCAAAAAGGTCCTTGCAACTGAAGCTGCATGCTCCAAGCAACATCTTACCACCTAATTTCCACAAAACATGCAGCCGTTAGCTTTGTATGGAAAACACAATAAGAAGCAACATCAAAAAGCGAGAGCGAAACCTTTAGGATTGAAAATAAGTATTCCCTGGAAGTCATTTATGGATGAATCACaaaaataaggagaaaaagaaCAGATATTTTCAATTCTCACAAAACAAGCCACCCAttgcattaaattttttaacataGACAGAGAATCTCCTAGATGCTATTTAATGCTTAATTACAAAAACAAGAAGGGAATAGAGTAGATACTCAATTCGCGATCATTGGTCATCCACCAATTCTTGGTAGATGTCCAAGTAcgaagaaatgaaaaatgaaatgtcAAACTTTCGATGTGTTATAATTGAAACACACAGTTAATACAAATCAGATTTGCAGGTGTGTGCCTAACAACAATAAAAGATCGATGAGATATGTATAGTTTAAAGTAACAAATATTGATTTTGACAACAAGGGTCATCCTTTAATCAGCTTATAAAGTAGAGATCATTTTTTAAGAAGACTGGAAGGAGACCTTATTGGCAGAGAATTACGACATGTTCAGTTCTATGATTACTATGAACATAGGATGAAATGTTTACGGACATGACTCTGAGAATACAGAGCACAAAAAAAGAGGccgtaattttctttttaagtcaTGGACTCATGGCTACACTCATGTATTGTAAAGATATAACACTCGGGCTTAACTCAACCCTAAAAGCTAGCTAATGAGGGGAGGAATGCCCAAATCCATATAAGCAAATCATTAGTCTTCTCCAACCAATGTGGGACTCAAACCCACTCTTAACATGCATATTGTTGAGACTTCTAGATACTTACTTTTGTAGGATCAATTATACCAGCAGCCATTAAATCTTCATAGTTTCCGGTGGCCGCGTTATAACCATAGTTTGGGTTGTCATTGGACAAGACCTGAGAATGATAGTAAAACCAGTCAATGTATCTTTGAACTCTCATACGATGCAACATGAACAGTAAGCCCATTGCAATCTTGTTATACCTTCTCAATCACAACACTTCCATTAACACCAGCATTCTTGGCTATTAACTTCATAGGGTAGCGCAAAGCTCTCTTGACAATATCAGCCCCAATCTGCAGTATTAAAAGCTGAATTAGTGCCATCCGCCTTCAAAAAatcaacattaacatatacaAAGAATTTTGGTACAACTATATAAGGAATCTTCTTCAATGaactaaataaaagtaataccTTTTGTTCATCATTATCAAGAGTTCCTTTGACGCCTTCAACTTTGGCAGCAAGCCGCAATAAGGTGCATCCACCGCCAACTACAATGCCTTCTTCAACAGCTGCCTATGGTTACCAAAGATCAATACTGTAAGATTATAGTGGttggcaaattcaaattttgaatgaatGGCCATAATTGCATAGATACTTGAACAAACCTTTGTCGCATTGAGTGCATCCTCTActctcaatttcttttctttgagTTCTGTTTCAGTTTGTGCACCAACCTGATATTTCATAATCCCAAATTATGGCAAGAAGAGTATACTTTGAATTATAACAACGAAAAAGATATCATCCTAAAATAAGTGAATCATCAACTGACCTGAATAACGGCAACACCCCCAGAGAGTTTTGCAATTCGCTCATTCAATTTTTCCTTCTCGTAGTCTTGTTCAGCTTCCTGCATGGACAGCCCAAGATTGTTTTGTGAAAAGGGTAATTGATTGACCAGCATGAGAAAGTATAAGACAAAGTTCAACCTCAAGCAGTCTTTTAATTTGTGCAACTCTTTTGCTCACTGCATCCTGTGTACTACCATCACCAACAATTGTCGTTGAATCCTTTGATAAAACAACCTTGGCAGCATTTCCTAAGACCTCACTTCCAGCCTGGTCTAGGTATAAACCAACCTCCTCTCGAATGACAGTACCTGAGTGCATATTAAAGAATTAAATTTACTTTATATGTAAACATGGCTTTCGTTGAAAAGTGAGATCACTTGTTTTGGACAGACCTCCAGTAAGGATAGCAATGTCATCAAGATATTGGCTTTTTCGATCTCCAAAACCAGGAGCTTTGAGAGCAGCAATTTTCAATGCTCCTCTTAATTTGTTGACAACCAGTGTGGCTAGAGCTTCTTGTTCTATGTCTTCAGCGATTACCAATATTGGGTATCCATTCTTGATTGCTTCTTCCAAAACATTGACTAAATCCCTTGCATTTGTTATCTTTTTGTCTACCAGAAGCagctgaatttttttaaaactagttGTCAGCAACAAATTCTTTAGCATATCCaggaagaatttttttaaagatagtATGCAATACAAAATGTCATGGTACATCATACCTTGCAGTTTTCATATTCAGCTACCATCTTCTCATTGTCCGTAACAAAGTATGGAGAGATATAGCCACGGTCAAATTGCATGCCTTCCACAACAAATAAGTTGTTCTCAGAACCCCGCCCTTCCTCAAGAGTTACTACACCTTTCCTACCCACTTTACTCAAGGCTTCTGCTATCATATTTCCTACTTCATAGTTGTTTCCTGCACTAACCGCAGCTACATCTGCTAGTTCACTGTCCTCGACCTAAAAAGTTATCagcaactttaaaaaataatagtagtTGTTCCAAACGAAATAAAGTTTTGAAAAGTTGAAGCAGCTGTACTGAATCATCAGTAAGATTTAACATATAATTTGGTAATTTTCACCTCTTTTGACAATTTCTTTAGCTCAGAAACCAGGGCTTTGGTGGTCCTGTCAATGCCCCTGGCAATCTGAATAGGGTTTGCACCAGCTGCAACAACCTGAATAACCCAACGTTAAGGAAGCTATTATCAAATCCCTAACACCATCAAAATCTTGAAATAGCTTGCAAAATCGAATGGAACTATTTACAAACCTTAACACCCTCCGTTATGAGCCCCTGTGCCAAAACAACGGATGTAGTTGTTCCATCCCCAGCCAAGTCATTCGTCTTTGAAGCAGCTTGTCTCACCAAACTTGCACCAATATTCTCAACAGGGTCTTCTAGTTCAACCTATTGAGCAATTCAGAGCATACATTACAACATATTTATTTCTGCATAGTTTGACCATACCAACAGGACTGAAAGATAGCATTGTAAGTGAAATAACAATGTCACCGAAAGGAGTACaccatttaaaaatgaatttgtgAATAATATAAAGAAGAAATCACAAAGACCAATTCCAGTGCTGATCATGGTAAGTACAACATATTTCTCTTTGACAAGTCACAACAAGTGCATAGCGTTTGATAGTTGAGTGTCGGAAGAAAATCAGATACGGAGTTTTTCAGAAGTCTACCTCTCTGGCCACAGTAACACCATCATTTACAATTTTCGGAGAGCCATATTTGCTCTCAAGAACTACATTTCTTCCTTTTGGACCAAGAGTTACACCTACTAGATCTGCAAGCTTGTTAACACCTGCCTGAATTTTGAAGGCCAAGAAATGACGAGAATTAACCAGGTACAAAAGGATGAGGTTCAAgagaaatcaattaaaaattccTATCAAGCTTACTTGGAGCTTCTTAATGGCAGAACCATCCTGATTGAAGTGTAACTCCTTGGCCATAGCCTGGATCTTGGAATCATTTCTCTTCTTTAAACCATTATTTTTTCTCCTGCCCCCTAATGAAGTCAAAGATATCCCAGAGAATGAAGATAACGTTTCAGAAGAATTGATTATCTTTTTCTCAACTGTCTGGCTTGTGGAAGAAATTGAACACACTGAGGTAAACGTAGCAGCCATGCTCCACAAAAGACCTGCGGCATAG
This window encodes:
- the LOC107014501 gene encoding ruBisCO large subunit-binding protein subunit beta, chloroplastic-like; the protein is MAATFTSVCSISSTSQTVEKKIINSSETLSSFSGISLTSLGGRRKNNGLKKRNDSKIQAMAKELHFNQDGSAIKKLQAGVNKLADLVGVTLGPKGRNVVLESKYGSPKIVNDGVTVAREVELEDPVENIGASLVRQAASKTNDLAGDGTTTSVVLAQGLITEGVKVVAAGANPIQIARGIDRTTKALVSELKKLSKEVEDSELADVAAVSAGNNYEVGNMIAEALSKVGRKGVVTLEEGRGSENNLFVVEGMQFDRGYISPYFVTDNEKMVAEYENCKLLLVDKKITNARDLVNVLEEAIKNGYPILVIAEDIEQEALATLVVNKLRGALKIAALKAPGFGDRKSQYLDDIAILTGGTVIREEVGLYLDQAGSEVLGNAAKVVLSKDSTTIVGDGSTQDAVSKRVAQIKRLLEEAEQDYEKEKLNERIAKLSGGVAVIQVGAQTETELKEKKLRVEDALNATKAAVEEGIVVGGGCTLLRLAAKVEGVKGTLDNDEQKIGADIVKRALRYPMKLIAKNAGVNGSVVIEKVLSNDNPNYGYNAATGNYEDLMAAGIIDPTKVVRCCLEHAASVARTFLTSDAVVTEIKVPEPAVAGNPMDNSGYGA